In a single window of the Bradyrhizobium erythrophlei genome:
- a CDS encoding carbohydrate ABC transporter permease: MATQQTQVLGRALLTPAVALLFIWMIVPLAMTIYFSTLHYSLLDPDTESFVGLENFRYFLTDPAFLTSLRNTLVLVGSVLAMTILLGTPLALLLDQPVIGRSIVRLMVIAPFFVMPTVSALVWKNLLMHPVSGLFAWVARLFGATPIDWFNDAPLLAVILIVAWQWLPFATLILLTALQSQDEEQKEAAEMDGASALSTFIYLTLPHLARPITVVILIETIFLLTVFAEIFVTTGGGPGLQTTNIAFLIYSQALIQFDVGNASAGGLVAVVIANIVAFFLVRIIGRNLEA, from the coding sequence ATGGCAACTCAGCAAACGCAGGTTCTCGGACGGGCCCTGCTGACGCCCGCTGTCGCATTGTTGTTCATCTGGATGATCGTCCCGCTGGCGATGACGATCTACTTTTCAACGCTTCATTACAGCCTGCTGGACCCGGACACGGAGAGCTTCGTCGGGCTGGAGAATTTTCGATATTTTCTGACCGATCCCGCCTTTCTGACGTCGCTGCGGAACACGCTGGTGCTGGTCGGTTCGGTCCTGGCGATGACGATCCTTCTCGGCACCCCGCTGGCGCTGCTTCTCGACCAGCCGGTGATCGGGCGCAGCATCGTCCGGTTGATGGTGATAGCGCCGTTTTTCGTGATGCCGACCGTCAGCGCCCTGGTCTGGAAAAACCTCCTCATGCATCCGGTGTCGGGGCTGTTTGCCTGGGTCGCGAGGTTATTTGGCGCGACGCCGATCGATTGGTTCAACGATGCGCCGTTGCTGGCGGTGATCCTGATCGTCGCCTGGCAATGGCTGCCCTTTGCCACGCTCATCCTGCTCACGGCGCTGCAATCCCAGGACGAGGAGCAGAAGGAAGCAGCCGAGATGGACGGCGCGAGCGCCCTTTCGACGTTCATCTACCTCACGCTGCCGCACCTCGCGCGGCCGATCACGGTGGTCATCCTGATTGAAACGATATTCCTGCTGACCGTGTTCGCCGAGATCTTCGTGACGACCGGCGGCGGCCCGGGCCTGCAGACCACCAATATCGCGTTCCTGATCTACTCGCAGGCGCTGATCCAGTTCGACGTCGGAAACGCTTCCGCCGGCGGACTGGTCGCGGTCGTGATCGCCAATATCGTGGCCTTCTTCCTGGTGCGGATCATCGGACGGAATCTGGAGGCGTAA
- a CDS encoding ABC transporter ATP-binding protein, translating to MGQITLQRVRKSFGPVNIIKNANLDIENGSFVVFVGPSGCGKTTLLRLIAGLEDVTGGQILIDGHNVVDVPPAKRGLSMVFQSYALYPHMSVRGNIAFGLKMAGLPRPEIDRKVEAAAATLNLTPYLDRKPRELSGGQRQRVAIGRAIVREPKAFLFDEPLSNLDAALRVQMRLEVTKLQKQLGTTAVYVTHDQVEAMTMADKIVVLNAGQIEQYGTPLELYERPANLFVAGFIGSPKMNFVSGEEAGRHGAATIGIRPEHLKIGKDAEGWPGTVSVAEHLGSDTFLYVDAGKLGMLTARGIGEFDLKAGDHVWLSPDPARLHRFDKDGGIVRT from the coding sequence ATGGGCCAGATCACGCTGCAGAGAGTCCGCAAGTCGTTCGGGCCGGTCAACATCATCAAGAATGCGAATCTGGATATCGAGAACGGATCCTTCGTTGTTTTCGTGGGGCCTTCGGGTTGCGGCAAGACCACGCTGCTGCGCCTGATCGCCGGACTTGAGGACGTCACCGGCGGCCAAATCCTGATCGACGGCCACAACGTGGTGGACGTGCCGCCAGCCAAGCGCGGTCTGTCGATGGTGTTCCAGTCATATGCGCTCTATCCGCACATGAGCGTTCGCGGCAACATCGCGTTCGGCCTGAAGATGGCGGGCCTGCCGCGCCCGGAGATCGACCGCAAGGTGGAAGCCGCCGCCGCCACGCTGAACCTCACGCCCTATCTCGACCGAAAACCACGCGAACTTTCAGGCGGACAGCGACAGCGCGTCGCGATCGGCCGGGCTATCGTGCGCGAGCCGAAGGCATTTCTGTTCGACGAGCCCTTGTCGAATCTCGATGCCGCACTCCGCGTCCAGATGCGTCTGGAAGTCACCAAGCTGCAAAAACAGCTCGGGACCACGGCGGTCTACGTCACGCACGATCAGGTCGAAGCCATGACGATGGCCGACAAGATCGTGGTGCTCAACGCCGGCCAGATCGAACAATATGGCACGCCGCTCGAATTGTATGAACGGCCGGCTAACCTTTTCGTGGCCGGCTTCATCGGTTCGCCGAAGATGAACTTCGTGTCCGGAGAGGAAGCGGGCCGGCACGGCGCTGCCACCATCGGCATCAGGCCCGAGCACCTGAAAATCGGCAAGGACGCAGAAGGCTGGCCCGGGACGGTATCGGTCGCCGAGCACCTGGGCAGCGACACCTTCCTCTATGTCGACGCCGGGAAGCTCGGAATGCTCACGGCGCGCGGCATCGGAGAGTTCGATCTGAAAGCCGGCGATCACGTGTGGCTTTCGCCGGATCCGGCGCGCCTGCACCGCTTTGACAAGGACGGTGGGATCGTTCGGACGTGA
- a CDS encoding SDR family NAD(P)-dependent oxidoreductase has translation MYLEKFKLDGRTAVVTGAGQGIGLACAEALAEAGAKVIIADHDPKAAETGCARLRAGGYSAEIAIMDVTDSVRVAEIADQLAARHGKIDILVNNAGIARSETPAEKVTDEHWLNVVDVNLNGTFWCCRAFGKHMLDAKSGSIVNIGSMSGFIVNKPQEQCYYNASKAAVHHLTRSLAAEWGARGVRVNAVAPTYITTPLNAFVKSNKQMYDAWIGGTPMARMGEVDEVASVVLFLASDAASLMTGSVVLVDGGYTCW, from the coding sequence ATGTATCTGGAAAAATTCAAACTTGATGGCCGCACCGCTGTGGTCACGGGCGCCGGGCAGGGAATCGGGTTAGCATGCGCGGAGGCGCTCGCGGAGGCCGGGGCGAAAGTCATCATTGCCGATCACGATCCGAAAGCGGCCGAGACCGGTTGCGCCAGGCTGAGGGCGGGCGGTTATTCTGCCGAAATCGCCATCATGGATGTGACGGATTCCGTGCGCGTCGCCGAAATTGCGGATCAACTCGCGGCACGGCACGGAAAGATCGATATCCTTGTCAATAATGCCGGTATCGCGCGAAGTGAAACACCGGCGGAAAAGGTCACCGACGAACACTGGCTCAACGTCGTTGACGTCAACCTCAATGGCACCTTCTGGTGTTGCCGCGCCTTCGGCAAGCACATGCTGGACGCGAAGTCAGGTTCCATCGTTAACATCGGCTCGATGTCCGGCTTCATCGTCAACAAACCGCAGGAACAATGCTACTACAACGCCTCGAAGGCCGCGGTGCACCACCTCACCAGGTCGCTCGCAGCCGAGTGGGGCGCCCGCGGCGTGCGCGTCAACGCCGTGGCGCCGACTTACATCACCACCCCGCTCAACGCATTCGTCAAGAGCAACAAGCAGATGTATGATGCCTGGATCGGCGGTACGCCGATGGCCCGGATGGGGGAGGTCGACGAAGTTGCATCCGTCGTCCTGTTTCTGGCATCTGATGCCGCAAGCCTGATGACCGGGAGTGTCGTTCTGGTCGATGGAGGCTATACGTGCTGGTAG
- a CDS encoding carbohydrate ABC transporter permease, producing MARKVTSERVWVSTVAAWFFGFLIFLPILWMFLTSFKTELEAFAMPPTFLFFHWTTENYATVQGRSDYVHHALNSIIIAGGSTLIAMLIAVPAAWSMAFAPTKRTKDMLLWMLSTKMMPPVGVLVPIYLIYRDFGLLDTRAGLILILCLGNLPIVIWMLFTYFKEIPKDILEAARMDGATIGRELVYVLTPMAIPGLASTLLLNLILAWNEAFWTLNLSTSDAAPLTVFIASYSSPEGLFWARLSAASTLAIAPIIILGWFSQRQLVRGLTFGAVK from the coding sequence ATGGCACGCAAGGTAACTTCAGAACGCGTGTGGGTATCGACCGTCGCGGCGTGGTTCTTCGGATTTTTGATTTTTCTGCCGATCCTGTGGATGTTCCTGACGAGCTTCAAGACTGAGCTTGAGGCGTTCGCCATGCCGCCCACGTTCCTGTTTTTCCACTGGACCACCGAGAACTATGCGACGGTGCAGGGCCGCAGCGACTACGTTCATCACGCGCTCAATTCGATCATCATTGCGGGCGGATCGACGCTGATCGCCATGCTCATCGCTGTTCCGGCGGCCTGGTCGATGGCGTTTGCGCCGACCAAGCGGACCAAGGATATGCTTCTCTGGATGCTCTCGACCAAGATGATGCCGCCCGTCGGCGTGCTTGTTCCGATTTATCTGATCTACCGGGATTTCGGGCTGCTCGACACGCGCGCCGGTCTCATCCTGATCCTGTGCCTCGGCAATTTGCCGATCGTGATCTGGATGCTCTTCACTTATTTCAAGGAAATCCCGAAGGATATCCTCGAGGCGGCGCGGATGGACGGGGCGACCATCGGGCGCGAACTCGTCTATGTGCTGACGCCGATGGCCATTCCCGGCCTTGCCTCGACGCTTCTTCTCAACCTCATTCTGGCCTGGAACGAGGCATTCTGGACGCTGAACCTTTCGACATCGGACGCAGCGCCGCTCACGGTGTTTATCGCATCCTATTCAAGTCCCGAGGGCCTGTTCTGGGCGAGGCTGTCGGCTGCGTCGACGCTCGCGATTGCCCCGATCATCATACTCGGATGGTTCAGCCAGCGGCAGCTGGTCCGCGGGCTGACGTTCGGCGCCGTCAAGTAG